CCCGCCGCCGTTGTAGCGCCGTCTCCCAGGGTCACCGGCGCCACAAGCATGGTGTCGCTGCCCACGAAGCACCGGTCGCCGATCACCGTGGGGTTCTTTTTCACCCCGTCGTAGTTGCAGGTGATGGTCCCCGCGCCGATGTTGGTCTCCTCGCCCACCGCGGCATCCCCCATGTAGGCGAGATGGGGCACCTTGCTCCCCCTGCCGATGCGGGATTTCTTGATTTCAACGAACTTGCCCCCCTGGGCTTTTTCGGCGAACACCGACCCGTCCCGGATAACGATGAAGGGCCCGACCTTCACACCGTCCCCAAGGGTGCTGTCGCTGAGGACGGCGTGGCTCACCACCTCGGCCCCGCACCCCAGGGTCATGTTCCTGAGGACGGAAAAACCGCCGATGCGGCTGCCCCTGCCGATGGACGTACGGCCCCAGATCTGCACGAAGGGGTCCACGGAAACGTCCTCCGCGATGGTCACCCTGGGGCCGATCCACACCGACGACGGGTCCAGCATCCTGACGCCCGCCGCGAGATGGGCTTCCACTACGGCCTCCCGGATCAGGGAAACCGCCTCGGCAAGCTGCCGGGGGGTGTTGATGCCCCGGAACTCGTCCTCGCTTCCCGAATTCACGGGGCGGACGATCATGCCGTCCCGAACCATCATGGCGATGATGTCGGGAAGATAGTATTCTCCCTGGGCGTTTTCGTTGTCAAGACGGTAAATATGGGGAAGAAGGGAGGAGACCCTGAAAATGTAGACGCCGCTGTTGACTTCCGAGAGGAGCTTCTGCTCCTCCGAGGCGTCCTTCTCTTCCACTATGGACACCCCGTTCTCCGACCGGACGACCCTTCCGTAACCGTAGGGGTTGAGGGCGCGGAAGCTGATGAACGAACAGTCCGCCCCTTCCTTTTTGTGGTCCTCCACCAGGCGGGCGAGGGCGGCTTCGGTGAGCAGGGGAACATCCCCCGGAAGGACGAGCAGATGGTCGAAACCGGCCCACCACTCCTTGGCGATCTGGACGGCATGGCCCGTGCCGAGCTGCTGGTGCTGCCAGATGGGGACCGTTCCGGGCCACTCATCGGAAAGATAGTCCCTGACCATCTCCCCCTTGTGCCCCACCACGACCGCCGAGGCGTTCACCGATCCGGCGGCCCCGAGCCGTTCGAGAACACGGAGGACGTAAAAAAGAACCGGCTGGTCAAGGGCAGGAAGCAAAACCTTCGGGAGGTCGCTCTTCATCCTGGTTCCTTTCCCCGCCGCGAGAACCAGAGCCCCTGTGACTCCTTCAGAGCCTGACAAGAGAATCAACACCTTTGTGTGTAAATTTTAGGCAACGACAAAAAAAGGGAGCCGCTCCTGGTCCCCTTCCTCAATGCTGTCTGGCTGGGGTGGCTGGATTCGAACCAGCGATGGCGGATCCAAAGTCCGCTGCCTTGCCGCTTGGCTACACCCCATCGCAACCACAATATAGTAACAGAGGTTCTTGGGGTGTCAAGAAATACGACTTCTCTTAACATTTTCCCGGAACCTATTGTACAGCGAAAGAGCCTGAGCATAAACAAGGGATCGAGACGGCTTGTCAACCTGAGCGGAACCTCAAGGTCTGTCATCCTGAGTGTCTGT
This region of Aminivibrio sp. genomic DNA includes:
- the glmU gene encoding bifunctional UDP-N-acetylglucosamine diphosphorylase/glucosamine-1-phosphate N-acetyltransferase GlmU, translated to MSGSEGVTGALVLAAGKGTRMKSDLPKVLLPALDQPVLFYVLRVLERLGAAGSVNASAVVVGHKGEMVRDYLSDEWPGTVPIWQHQQLGTGHAVQIAKEWWAGFDHLLVLPGDVPLLTEAALARLVEDHKKEGADCSFISFRALNPYGYGRVVRSENGVSIVEEKDASEEQKLLSEVNSGVYIFRVSSLLPHIYRLDNENAQGEYYLPDIIAMMVRDGMIVRPVNSGSEDEFRGINTPRQLAEAVSLIREAVVEAHLAAGVRMLDPSSVWIGPRVTIAEDVSVDPFVQIWGRTSIGRGSRIGGFSVLRNMTLGCGAEVVSHAVLSDSTLGDGVKVGPFIVIRDGSVFAEKAQGGKFVEIKKSRIGRGSKVPHLAYMGDAAVGEETNIGAGTITCNYDGVKKNPTVIGDRCFVGSDTMLVAPVTLGDGATTAAGSVVTQDVPEGALAVGRARQRNIEGWAERKRRTANGGHQK